One part of the Populus alba chromosome 18, ASM523922v2, whole genome shotgun sequence genome encodes these proteins:
- the LOC118059450 gene encoding glutamate receptor 2.2-like — translation MAENTSIPVNVGVVLDLDSDLDGRIALSCIEMALSDFYAAHGDYKTRLVLNARDSMKDVVGAAAAALDLIKNVEVQAILGPTTSMQANFVIDLGEKARVPILSFSATSPSLTSIRSTYFFRATLNDSTQVNAISALVQVFKWKEAVPIYVDNVYGEGIIPYLIDALQAVDARVPYRSVISPSATDEQIVEELYKLMGMQTRVFIVHMYGSLGTRLFSKAKEIGMMSEGSVWIMSDGLTADLLSSPNPSVTETIQGVLGVKPYVPSTKEIQDFRVRWKRKFQQDNPYIIDAELNIYGLRGYDAATALALAVEKAGTTNLGFRKANVSSSSSTDLSSLGVSLNGPSLLQALSNTSFKGLTGDYHFVDGQLQPPAFQIVNVNGNGGREIGFWTPTKGLVKQLIPSNGTNWNSVSGISTLIFPGDTTVVPKGWGIPTKENKLRIGVPYVPFAKPDGEPAGTYNDLVYQVYLKYFDAVVGDVTIIYSRSLYVDYTWPFMESGVSVIVPIEGHTTENAWFFLKPLTWDLWSYTASLSSLLTVQQLKVTDVNELVNKGEYVGYQKGSFVLGIVLGLGFDKSKILTYNSSEECHELFSKGSGNGGIAAAFDETPYIRLLMPEYRSQYKVIDLSFKTGGLP, via the exons ATGGCTGAAAACACATCTATACCAGTGAATGTTGGTGTGGTTCTTGACCTGGACAGTGATTTGGATGGCAGAATTGCGTTGAGTTGCATCGAAATGGCCCTCTCAGACTTTTATGCCGCTCATGGTGACTACAAAACCAGACTAGTCCTCAACGCCAGGGACTCCATGAAAGATGTTGTTGGTGCAGCTGCAGCAG CCCTGGACTTGATAAAAAATGTGGAAGTCCAAGCAATCTTAGGGCCAACAACATCAATGCAAGCCAACTTTGTTATTGACCTTGGAGAAAAAGCTCGGGTGCCCATACTGTCATTTTCGGCAACAAGTCCTTCTCTTACTTCCATTAGGAGTACCTATTTTTTTCGAGCTACACTTAATGACTCAACTCAAGTGAATGCCATAAGTGCATTGGTTCAAGTCTTCAAATGGAAAGAAGCAGTACCCATCTACGTGGACAACGTATATGGAGAGGGAATCATACCTTATTTAATTGATGCTTTGCAAGCAGTGGATGCTCGTGTTCCCTACCGGAGTGTCATTTCTCCATCAGCCACTGATGAACAAATTGTGGAGGAGCTTTATAAGTTGATGGGAATGCAAACTAGAGTTTTCATTGTGCACATGTATGGCTCTCTTGGCACTCGCCTTTTTTCCAAGGCAAAAGAGATTGGTATGATGAGTGAAGGCAGTGTTTGGATCATGAGTGATGGTCTGACAGCTGATTTGTTGAGTTCACCAAATCCTTCTGTTACTGAGACAATACAAGGAGTACTGGGTGTTAAGCCTTATGTTCCAAGTACAAAGGAGATCCAAGATTTTCGAGTTCGGTGGAAAAGGAAATTCCAACAAGATAATCCATATATTATTGATGCTGAGTTGAACATTTACGGACTACGGGGCTATGATGCCGCCACGGCTTTGGCCTTGGCAGTTGAGAAAGCTGGAACTACAAATCTTGGCTTCCGAAAGGCAAATGTTTCTAGCAGTTCATCAACGGATCTTTCATCTCTTGGTGTCTCTTTAAATGGTCCAAGCCTTCTTCAAGCTTTATCAAACACTAGTTTCAAAGGCCTAACAGGAGATTACCATTTTGTTGATGGGCAGTTGCAACCTCCAGCTTTCCAGATAGTTAATGTGAATGGAAATGGAGGAAGAGAGATTGGATTTTGGACACCAACAAAAGGACTTGTGAAACAATTGATTCCTAGTAATGGTACGAATTGGAATTCTGTGTCCGgtatttcaactttaattttccCAGGGGACACCACTGTTGTTCCCAAGGGATGGGGGATTCccacaaaagaaaataagttgaGAATAGGAGTGCCG TATGTCCCCTTCGCCAAGCCTGACGGCGAGCCTGCTGGAACTTACAATGATCTGGTCTATCAAGTGTACTTAAAG TATTTTGATGCTGTGGTTGGAGATGTTACCATTATCTACAGCAGATCCTTGTACGTCGACTATACTTGGCCTTTCATGGAAAGCGGTGTCTCCGTTATTGTTCCTATAGAAGGTCACACTACCGAAAATGCTTGGTTCTTCTTGAAACCTTTGACATGGGACCTTTGG AGTTATACCGCCAGTTTATCTAGCCTACTTACAGTCCAGCAGCTAAAAGTTACTGATGTAAATGAGCTCGTCAACAAGGGGGAGTACGTGGGCTACCAGAAGGGTTCTTTTGTTCTAGGAATCGTGTTAGGCTTGGGGTTCGACAAGTCCAAGATCTTGACGTATAATTCTTCAGAAGAATGCCACGAACTCTTCTCCAAAGGAAGTGGAAATGGAGGTATTGCTGCTGCATTCGATGAAACTCCATATATTAGGCTCTTAATGCCGGAATATCGCTCCCAATATAAAGTGATTGATCTTTCATTTAAAACGGGAG GTCTTCCCTAA